One Oncorhynchus keta strain PuntledgeMale-10-30-2019 chromosome 23, Oket_V2, whole genome shotgun sequence DNA segment encodes these proteins:
- the pde4ca gene encoding cAMP-specific 3',5'-cyclic phosphodiesterase 4D isoform X6 gives MMNKDSRFPRKAVHSNTSSRRHSCIGFDVENGLSVGRSPLDPQASPGSGLVLQANYAHSQRRESFLYRSDSDFDLSPKAPSRNSSTASELEESLKHWEVNWLSRHGEDMIVTPFAQVLASLRTVRSNFAVLTHQQDRQPSKRTGSNPPSMCKTTLAGVTEEPFQQLAVETLDELDWCLEQLETLKTRHSVSEMASNKFKRMLNRELTQLSETSRSGNQVSEFISSTFLEKQHDMEIMSPPTKEKTDKKKRPMSQIVGVKKPILIPSVAPSSIPRFGVPSSQESLLAKELEDINQWGVDIFKISEYSATRPLTVAMYSIFQERELRKSFKIPADTFITFMMTLEDHYHHDVAYHNNIHAADVVQSTHVLLSTPALEAVFTDLEILAALFASAIHDVDHPGVSNQFLINTNSELALMYNDVSVLENHHLAVGFKLLQENNCDIFQNLSKKQRQSLRKMVIDMVLATDMSKHMNLLADLKTMVETKKVTSSGVLLLDNYGDRIQVLQNMVHCADLSNPTKPLELYRQWTDRIMVEFFTQGDRERDKGMEISPMCDKHNASIEKNQVGFIDYIVHPLWETWADLVHPDAQEILDTLEDNREWYQSMIPHSPSPTPEAQDKVGLPGGAMGSGGGGSSIGDKFQFELTLEEEGESDTESPPEEEEGYSSTGADPSRTDPDSRLHSVSATAHPHYQGLSKMATSVLNLGGTTLSTDSDPDKEAAEDKEHDQEGNAGVRRFRLGT, from the exons ttttgatgttgagAATGGATTGTCGGTGGGGCGTAGCCCTCTGGACCCCCAGGCCAGTCCCGGCTCCGGCCTGGTGCTCCAGGCCAACTACGCCCACAGCCAGCGCCGGGAATCTTTCCTCTACCGCTCCGACTCTGACTTTGACCTCTCACCCAAGGCCCCCTCGAGGAACTCCTCCACTGCCAGTGAGCT GGAAGAAAGCTTGAAGCACTGGGAAGTCAACTGGTTGTCTCG ACATGGAGAAGACATGATTGTGACACCATTTGCACAG GTACTTGCCAGTTTGAGGACGGTAAGAAGCAACTTCGCCGTTTTGACCCACCAGCAAGATCGTCAACCCAGCAA GAGAACTGGCAGTAACCCACCATCCATGTGCAAGACAACCTTGGCAGGTG TGACAGAGGAGCCGTTCCAGCAGCTGGCCGTGGAGACTCTGGACGAGCTGGACTGGTGTCTGGAGCAGCTGGAGACTCTGAAGACACGCCACTCTGTCAGCGAGATGGCCTCCAACAAg TTCAAGAGGATGCTGAACAGGGAGCTTACTCAGCTATcagagaccagcagatcagggaaCCAGGTGTCAGAGTTCATCTCCAGCACCTTCCtag AAAAGCAACACGACATGGAGATCATGTCTCCGCCCACCAAGGAGAAGACGGACAAGAAGAAGCGCCCCATGTCCCAGATCGTGGGGGTAAAGAAGCCTATCCTGATCCCCAGTGTGGCCCCATCCAGCATTCCCCGCTTCGGGGTCCCTTCCAGTCAGGAAAGCCTCCTTGCCAAG GAGTTGGAAGACATAAACCAATGGGGTGTGGATATTTTCAAAATATCTGAATATTCTGCGACTCGTCCACTGACGGTGGCAATGTATTCCATTTTCCAG GAGCGAGAGCTGCGGAAGTCCTTCAAGATCCCTGCAGACACCTTCATCACCTTCATGATGACCCTGGAGGACCACTACCACCACGATGTGGCCTACCACAACAACATCCATGCTGCAGACGTGGTCCAGTCCACCCACGTCCTTCTCTCCACCCCCGCCCTGGAG gcTGTGTTCACTGACTTGGAGATCTTGGCTGCTTTGTTTGCCAGTGCTATACATGATGTGGACCATCCGGGGGTGTCCAATCAGTTCCTCATTAACACCA ACTCAGAGTTGGCCCTGATGTATAATGACGTGTCAGTCCTGGAGAACCACCACCTGGCTGTGGGCTTCAAGCTGCTGCAGGAGAACAACTGTGACATCTTCCAGAACCTCAgcaagaaacagagacagtcccTACGCAAGATGGTCATAGACATGGTGTTAGCCACAGACATGTCCAAACACATGAACCTGCTGGCGGACCTGAAGACCATGGTGGAGACCAAGAAAGTGACCAGCTCTGGAGTGCTGCTGCTGGACAACTATGGCGATCGCATCCAG GTCCTCCAGAACATGGTTcactgtgctgacctcagtaACCCCACCAAGCCCCTGGAGCTGTACCGCCAGTGGACCGACCGCATCATGGTGGAGTTCTTCAcccagggggacagggagagggacaaggGCATGGAGATCAGCCCCATGTGTGACAAACACAACGCCTCCATCGAGAAGAACCAG GTGGGCTTCATAGACTACATCGTTCACCCTCTGTGGGAGACGTGGGCCGACCTGGTCCATCCCGACGCCCAGGAGATCCTAGACACGCTAGAGGACAACCGCGAGTGGTACCAGAGCATGATCCCCCACAGCCCCTCGCCTACCCCCGAGGCCCAGGACAAGGTGGGCCTGCCTGGGGGAGCCATGGGGTCCGGAGGGGGTGGATCTTCCATCGGAGACAAATTCCAGTTTGAGCTGACCCTAGAGGAGGAAGGCGAGTCCGACACAGAGAGCCccccagaagaggaggaggggtacaGTAGCACTGGGGCGGATCCTTCTAGAACTGACCCGGACAGCAGACTCCATTCCGTGTCTGCCACTGCTCACCCACACTATCAGGGGCTTTCTAAAATGGCCACCTCTGTCCTCAATCTCGGTGGCACGACTTTGTCCACTGACTCTGACCCAGACAAGGAGGCAGCCGAAGACAAAGAACATGACCAAGAAGGTAATGCCGGTGTGAGGCGCTTCAGGCTAGGTACATAA
- the pde4ca gene encoding cAMP-specific 3',5'-cyclic phosphodiesterase 4D isoform X5: MSVPRNCGFYFSADRSFQARNGNVCGSPCSVNRPIDIIQKRRRFDVENGLSVGRSPLDPQASPGSGLVLQANYAHSQRRESFLYRSDSDFDLSPKAPSRNSSTASELEESLKHWEVNWLSRHGEDMIVTPFAQVLASLRTVRSNFAVLTHQQDRQPSKRTGSNPPSMCKTTLAGVTEEPFQQLAVETLDELDWCLEQLETLKTRHSVSEMASNKFKRMLNRELTQLSETSRSGNQVSEFISSTFLEKQHDMEIMSPPTKEKTDKKKRPMSQIVGVKKPILIPSVAPSSIPRFGVPSSQESLLAKELEDINQWGVDIFKISEYSATRPLTVAMYSIFQERELRKSFKIPADTFITFMMTLEDHYHHDVAYHNNIHAADVVQSTHVLLSTPALEAVFTDLEILAALFASAIHDVDHPGVSNQFLINTNSELALMYNDVSVLENHHLAVGFKLLQENNCDIFQNLSKKQRQSLRKMVIDMVLATDMSKHMNLLADLKTMVETKKVTSSGVLLLDNYGDRIQVLQNMVHCADLSNPTKPLELYRQWTDRIMVEFFTQGDRERDKGMEISPMCDKHNASIEKNQVGFIDYIVHPLWETWADLVHPDAQEILDTLEDNREWYQSMIPHSPSPTPEAQDKVGLPGGAMGSGGGGSSIGDKFQFELTLEEEGESDTESPPEEEEGYSSTGADPSRTDPDSRLHSVSATAHPHYQGLSKMATSVLNLGGTTLSTDSDPDKEAAEDKEHDQEGNAGVRRFRLGT; this comes from the exons ttttgatgttgagAATGGATTGTCGGTGGGGCGTAGCCCTCTGGACCCCCAGGCCAGTCCCGGCTCCGGCCTGGTGCTCCAGGCCAACTACGCCCACAGCCAGCGCCGGGAATCTTTCCTCTACCGCTCCGACTCTGACTTTGACCTCTCACCCAAGGCCCCCTCGAGGAACTCCTCCACTGCCAGTGAGCT GGAAGAAAGCTTGAAGCACTGGGAAGTCAACTGGTTGTCTCG ACATGGAGAAGACATGATTGTGACACCATTTGCACAG GTACTTGCCAGTTTGAGGACGGTAAGAAGCAACTTCGCCGTTTTGACCCACCAGCAAGATCGTCAACCCAGCAA GAGAACTGGCAGTAACCCACCATCCATGTGCAAGACAACCTTGGCAGGTG TGACAGAGGAGCCGTTCCAGCAGCTGGCCGTGGAGACTCTGGACGAGCTGGACTGGTGTCTGGAGCAGCTGGAGACTCTGAAGACACGCCACTCTGTCAGCGAGATGGCCTCCAACAAg TTCAAGAGGATGCTGAACAGGGAGCTTACTCAGCTATcagagaccagcagatcagggaaCCAGGTGTCAGAGTTCATCTCCAGCACCTTCCtag AAAAGCAACACGACATGGAGATCATGTCTCCGCCCACCAAGGAGAAGACGGACAAGAAGAAGCGCCCCATGTCCCAGATCGTGGGGGTAAAGAAGCCTATCCTGATCCCCAGTGTGGCCCCATCCAGCATTCCCCGCTTCGGGGTCCCTTCCAGTCAGGAAAGCCTCCTTGCCAAG GAGTTGGAAGACATAAACCAATGGGGTGTGGATATTTTCAAAATATCTGAATATTCTGCGACTCGTCCACTGACGGTGGCAATGTATTCCATTTTCCAG GAGCGAGAGCTGCGGAAGTCCTTCAAGATCCCTGCAGACACCTTCATCACCTTCATGATGACCCTGGAGGACCACTACCACCACGATGTGGCCTACCACAACAACATCCATGCTGCAGACGTGGTCCAGTCCACCCACGTCCTTCTCTCCACCCCCGCCCTGGAG gcTGTGTTCACTGACTTGGAGATCTTGGCTGCTTTGTTTGCCAGTGCTATACATGATGTGGACCATCCGGGGGTGTCCAATCAGTTCCTCATTAACACCA ACTCAGAGTTGGCCCTGATGTATAATGACGTGTCAGTCCTGGAGAACCACCACCTGGCTGTGGGCTTCAAGCTGCTGCAGGAGAACAACTGTGACATCTTCCAGAACCTCAgcaagaaacagagacagtcccTACGCAAGATGGTCATAGACATGGTGTTAGCCACAGACATGTCCAAACACATGAACCTGCTGGCGGACCTGAAGACCATGGTGGAGACCAAGAAAGTGACCAGCTCTGGAGTGCTGCTGCTGGACAACTATGGCGATCGCATCCAG GTCCTCCAGAACATGGTTcactgtgctgacctcagtaACCCCACCAAGCCCCTGGAGCTGTACCGCCAGTGGACCGACCGCATCATGGTGGAGTTCTTCAcccagggggacagggagagggacaaggGCATGGAGATCAGCCCCATGTGTGACAAACACAACGCCTCCATCGAGAAGAACCAG GTGGGCTTCATAGACTACATCGTTCACCCTCTGTGGGAGACGTGGGCCGACCTGGTCCATCCCGACGCCCAGGAGATCCTAGACACGCTAGAGGACAACCGCGAGTGGTACCAGAGCATGATCCCCCACAGCCCCTCGCCTACCCCCGAGGCCCAGGACAAGGTGGGCCTGCCTGGGGGAGCCATGGGGTCCGGAGGGGGTGGATCTTCCATCGGAGACAAATTCCAGTTTGAGCTGACCCTAGAGGAGGAAGGCGAGTCCGACACAGAGAGCCccccagaagaggaggaggggtacaGTAGCACTGGGGCGGATCCTTCTAGAACTGACCCGGACAGCAGACTCCATTCCGTGTCTGCCACTGCTCACCCACACTATCAGGGGCTTTCTAAAATGGCCACCTCTGTCCTCAATCTCGGTGGCACGACTTTGTCCACTGACTCTGACCCAGACAAGGAGGCAGCCGAAGACAAAGAACATGACCAAGAAGGTAATGCCGGTGTGAGGCGCTTCAGGCTAGGTACATAA